taaacgctatttcctaaaatctggaggtgggtaaacggcgtttatgtgcgtttacgcaccactacatcccagttcccgagtcactagccattcagccttttcactagctacaattttgttgccaggaaatcgcagttttttcttcactatgatatgttaaagttcggaagatctagatttaattatgaatggcagcgtataatgtatctctacagtagcactcaagtattcagtgctgttaaggtagctccctatatgaaaacatgcaaccaattcagacaaaaatatgaacagagtattctgtttattgaactcaaattcaagccccttacaatatgaaatatcatataatatgaaaaataacattcagtacaactgaattgattctaatattaaaagtccaattcaaaacatttatcattgaaaaacatttgatgttttgatatgcaagtattatgtgtattatcaagtctgAATGGGTCtgaatgagtctgaatggtccatgaaaaatgatcttcgtgacctgaggcttccagcaggccgtaaattgatagctggggcgggatcaacttctttccaatcgcgtgaacggttctaaacagcagcttcaccctctccagctcagccgacttcatgacagccagggactgaaagcaatgctgtcctgtagtgaccagctgtcttcgcctgttttgatgttatagtaccgatgtgtgcatttgacttttcgtggtcctttatagttttgagtttaaaattactggtgcctgtctttgccagactttctacagtcttcgcaatacagggtattttcggttttgctatgaactagccaatctcacccgaacttccatttgtcattgaactgtcttatcttcctattagtgtcttgttcatctccatggccatagccagctctgaggccactgaggtccggacctcggtcatttttaagaactgaaaatacatttgtacgctaaatattcaactggataaaaaaataaagaataacattaaaacgtctccataaaaagtgcattgttaattatgttaaacgctgattctgtcttctgtgtctgtttcgcacACGCGGCTCTGaggccaagaacacaaaagcgaatgagcgcgcgactcggcggaggaacgcagtgcaggagacatggggtttccatggtaaccatcagtgcactttcatgaagctgttaaattgacatttttgaagcagcgcagttgtagcctgccttgtttgtgattttaaaaataaatcattcgagaagccaaagcaatagagtggaaagtttcaacttatgttttgccttggataactttgcctaaaacatggtggtgtatactgattttttttcccagaatttttttttgtgtaactgatgccagattgttaatgtatcttagttccataggctacgtggttagggtatcttttgtcctcattgcttgggccagatcaaaccattaaacaagcttaaattattcttactcttgccacatacatgattttttttcaaaactgatgatattcagttcaaacaccattaaaagtaatttcaggaatagatctcttgtgtggcggcacagtggtggagtggttagcactgttgcctcacagcaagaaggtctgggttcgagccccgtggccggtgagggcctttctgtgtggagtttgcatgttctccccgtgtccgcgtgggtttcctccgggtgctccggtttcccccacagtccaaagacatgcaggttagattaactggtgactctaattgaccgtaggtgtgaatgtgagtgtgaatggttgtctgtctatgtctcagccctgtgatgacctggcgacttgtccagggtgtaccccgcctttcgcccgtagtcagctgggataggctccagcttgcctgcaaccctgtagaaggataaagaggctagagataatgagatgagatctcttgtgtgacgtgtaattcacccctctcatttaaatatgttgaaCATTTTTCGGCGGGCGCATTACACATCactgacctcggtgattttaaaatgctgcctccAGCCCtgttcatctctgccccttttttcctgagcagcagggtttgaaactccagcgatacgccgccacatagtgcacttgtcagtcgtcagcaactttgttgcttcgttcattaaccgcaggttaccgtatcactgattttatctgagacgttaaagtacgttctcaacaattctaacgttgtcagaatgtttatgcaggtgctcatgggagttgtaggtgcgtaatattacattgcaacgtgtttattatatcagatgccttcagagaaaactacaattaaaatatattgtcataccacagaataaagcacccgccaaagtggctagtgggactaaagtcattacccgccaaagccgaattttacctgcatttggtgggtgggcaggtgctaatgtaaagccctgaaagtaacccatccatccattatctgtcaacacttatcctgttctacagggtcgcaggcgagctggagcctatcccaactgactatgggcaagaggcagggtacaccctggacaagtcaccaggttatcgcagggctgacacagagacaaccattcacactcacacctatggccaatttagaggcaccgattagcctaacctgcatgtctctggattgtgggggaaaccggagcacccagaggaaacccacgtagacatggggagaacatgcaaactccacacagaaaggccagccaccgggctcgaacccaggaccttcttgctgtgaggcgatagtgctaaccactacaccaccgtgccacccccacacAAAGTAACATGAATGTTAATTAAAAACCAGGGCTAGTCAACATGTCCTGTAAACTGCATGTTGAAACATAATTAAGCACTTCACATATACACAAAAGTCACTATACAAATGGCTTTTAAATAGTTTGTAATTAGTTTGTTTACAGTAGTGcagaggttagcactgttgcctcacagcaaggaggttatgggtttaagcccagtggctatcaggggcctttctgcatggagtttgcatattccccccgtgtctgcataggtttcctccggattcccccacagtccaaagacatgcaggttaggctaattggtggctctaaattgaccgtaggtgtcacTTGGCACAAAGATACCTGTTGACTTgtctgtttatttaaaggggtcATAAAGCAAAGTTCGCAAGACTAAGCCTTCTGAATAAACTTGTAGCTACTTATTCCATCTATGTCACTGAACTTCCACAGCGTCATTGGCAGGGCAACCAGAGCAAATTGACATCTCACTGCATTTGGTCGCATCCAAGCACTCCGCGTGTAGGCCTACTAATGTCGGTTAAGAACCTACGACTCAACCATTACTGTAGTACGTTTTTGGAGTATACGACCAAGTTCAAGTTCTGACATTCTCCGCCACTATTTAACCTGTCCTCAAGCTCATATGTTCACAGATGACCTACTCATATATGCCACAAGAATAAAAAATTCTGCAATTGAAGATATGTATTAAACCATTCTTGATACTTGActccagctgaattatgggataTCGTAGTGTAGCACCTTTGCATATTACAGATGTAGTAGATCCGAGTACTGTCCGACTACTATTAAACGACACCCTCCGTACTGCTTTTTGTGTACTGATCATACATAATTGTGCATGTTCAGAGACGCCTTTGTGCCAACCGTTTTAGCAACGTTAACACACAAAGAGCCCAACAACAAATCTAGTGGGGGAGGCTTTTTCAGCACACGTTAGTGATCATCTTGAACTTGATACAGCTGTCCAGCTCATATCACGGCTGCTGTTAAGAGTTTAGAATTGTGAGCAAAGCTGCATTCATGTGCAATACCTGACTGACTTTTTCCCTGTTCTCATTTTGGACTGAGGGCAGACAGATGCTAGTGACTCACTGTTACCTCAAGGTACAAAGTAGTATTTCAAGCCAGCTGGTCAGGCCTCTCTTAGGGCTAGCTGGTTAGAATGCTAACTTCAGTAGATATCTATACAAAAACACACGAGACGTTTCTGACAAATATTGAAACTTTtcatattctgattttttttttaaattatggttACAAATAGCACCTTTAAATGAGGCCTGGCCACCCCTTGAAGTATATCCTTTAAATTCAAAATGCCTAATATCACAGAAAAACACTAACGTTAGTTTGTTGCACCAAATACATCTTTTAAAAccgaccccaaaaaaaaaaaaaaaaaagtatattgaaTTGTCTTCCATTGAACAAAAACTCTCCTTGAACCAATAAAATCAACAATGGTACACAATCACCTACTGTAAACTCTGTTGCAATATCAGCTGTTGAGTTAACCAAGTACACATCTTTTATTGCCAAAAACAGGTTACTCACACTTAAAATGTATATTGAACCACAGTTTACACTACTCGTAAGTAACTGAAATATTACTGGGGGGGAATATCCCTAAAAAGACAGACGGATCAGCATTAATCCCCAACCTTTATCATGTGCTGCACAACAGAACATAACCAATTGCCTTTTACAATTAACAGAAGCCAATATCAGGtcatgaggtaaaaaaaaaaaaaaaaaaaaaaaaccttctgtaTTCTGTACATAGTCAATTTGTTATATTCCCAAACTGCCTGTGGGACAATTTGTTAAAACTCCAGTGTGTTCATCTTTCAGAAGTACACAATGCCTGAGAATATCGGTAGAAAGACGTCACAAAACTGCATATAAATTTTGCTTGAAGTTCCTGAATTTTAAACCCTTATATTTCAAGTCCTTACTGAGTGCAACTactgtgatttggcattgttgtGCCAAATGTGTGTTAGCAATGAAATAACCAGGAACTGCAGCACCTAATCTTGAGAAAGATGCAGTGATCAAAAAAGGCAGGTGGTAAAGTGTTCGCACATCTAACACTTTAATACAACAGTTAATTATTAGCCTATGGCGTACACAATTTAGTAAAAGTTTTTGTTCAAGTTGTATATTGTGTGACAACCCTTTTCTCCCATTATGCCAGACTCCTAAGCTAAATCAAAATGTTGAAGGATTAACAGTACTATAAATTGGTATACTCCTTTTCAAGTTTATATACACAGCAACCATGTACAAAGCTTAAATGTAGCTCAAATTTCATGTGAAGGTGTTATTccaacagtatgtaaacaaaaccATTTAACTTAAATATGAACAAAAAAagtcttaattaaaaaaaaaccaaaaccccaCCCATGCACACAGGAATAAGCAATTTGGATCAAACTCAGAACCCAGTCCATTAAGAAATAATTGAAGGAAAATGCATGAACCATAAATCCTTTATTTTTCATAGATCCCCTGGGAAGAAAACATTTACAAACCAATAAAAAGATTAACTACATTCTCAGACTAAATAATCCTACAGACAAAGTCTCCATCTCACTGCAAAAATACCTGGTTGCCTCCTCTGTGAACATGATTCTTCAAATAGGTTGACCATGGCCTTGTTTTTAGAATATTTCTTTCACTCAAATCACAGTCACACCCACTCTGACTATTTGCTTGAAAATGCCATCCAGACACATGGATCTCATTTCCAGACAAGAAAGTTACTGTCTAGCTCTGCACTGCAGACGTACATTTGCAATCAAAATTGTTAATCTGTTAAAACCCACTGAAACCTAAATAAGCACTCAGTTTGTTGATGTTAGTTCCGCCAAGTTGCACTAGTTTAGCAGACTACATACCTACCAAACCAAAACATGATGAAAGTGGTGCAGCTTCAAACTTCATTATGGAGTCACGtaaattgttaaactgaaaatgcaGAGTTGAAATATAtctggggaaaaatgttcaagcGAGGACTAAAAGGCACACCATTATTACATCAGGTAGTGATTGGTTAAGTGAAATTTTAGTAACACAGGGATTTTGATCCAGGAACGTCTTACTCCAAGAAATCACATTCACCCGACCTTGTTGACATGGTCATAGCATAGTTGGTATAGATGTGATCTTAGTCAGCATGAGTGAAATCACAGTGACGTCTCCAGACTGTGCATGGGACTACCAGGGGTTTGACTCTTGGCAGTTTTTGTCAAGTCCTTGTAGTGATGTGTTCTGCTGTTGGCAGAATTATTGTTCTGGGAAGGTGAAGATATGCCAGAAGGAATGGCCGACGGTACAAAAGTGCGTTTTGTTGGCCCATCTTCCTCAGGCTCCAGTTCATCAATTAGGGGGATGGCCAGCTCAGAGTCTTCGATGTGGAACTCTGGGTGGGTCATGAAGTTGTGAATGGAACTTCGTGATTCTGGAGTCTCCAAGCCTTCATAACGGGACATGGCTTCCCGGAAAGCATTCACCACACGGAtctgtttaaaataaaaaaaataaaccaaaGCAAAGTGTGAATTACCTATGGACTACTTACTAATGAAGCATTTTGTCTAGCCTGGGAAAGACCGTAGAATGTCACTCCATCTTTTAGGATGGTACAGCCATCACTTACTTGTGTCTGTATTCGGTTGAGGCCCCGACACCAGAGGACCTGCCCTCTCCTCAATTCCATCTCAGCATGGTCAATCTCATCCAGGGCCTCCATCTCCTCCAGTTCCTCCTCTGGGATTTCTTCTTTCTGGGTACCATGGCCAGCAGTCTTCAGGAACTTCAGCCGACTTGTGGGAATGGTGGTTATCAGCTATGGATTGGTATCGCAACAAATGAGGACCATgaaacccccaaaataaaaacaacagaCAGGACAAGGTGTCGCTGGGCTCACCTGACCCCAGATAAGGCATCCAAAGCCAAGGAGGACACACCAAAGCCACTGTTCAATACTAAGTCCTACACAGCTGAAGGGTTTTCCACCAAACTGGACAACCGCAACCTGCAAGAGAGCACTTGTGTTCATTAATATTAACCAACCCCCCCAAACCAACCCTAGCATTGTTCAGTCTAAAATTTTATTACCACAATACGACCGTCTTTCTTTACCTGAACAACAAATGTGCCAAAAACAATGGAACAGAAGATTGGGTTGTTGAAGATACCATCAAAAACATTCCTCTCGCCGTGGATCTTGCGAGCGTTGAACTCATTGAAGAGTTGCATCATGACAAAAGTGTTGAAGACAATTGTGTAATGTTCTGAAGGAGGGGTGTGTAAAGGAGCATTCCTGCCACTGTCAATATCAAAGATCTTCTCACCTTTTAGAGGAAGAGTCACAAGCCAAAAGTTTTAGTTATTAAAAGGTAGATTCCATTTCTTGGCCTCAAGTTTACTTCATATTGCAGTTTTTGCACAAGGGAGTTTCAGTTTACTCTCCCTTATTAATACAGGCTTTTCACACGAGTAAAATTGCTTCTCAAACCAACCCAAAATGCACTTCTTACCAGCAAACAACAGAGTAAAGATGATAGTGAGTTGGTATACAGCATGACCCAAAATGTTTTTCATCATTGTTCTGGAGATGAGGGGTTTGTTGCGACCATAGGGTTTCCTCAGAAGTAAAGCCTCAGTGGGTGGCTCAGTGGCCAGAGCCAGTGATGCAAACGTGTCCATGATCAGATTTACCCACAACATCTGGACTGCTTTTAGTGGAGAGTCCTGGGGGGGGGATAAACTCAACTTAGCCATCTACATAAAAATACCTCCAGTAGAAGAGGATTATTTGAAGGGAACACTGACCTGTGTGATGCAGGCACCAGTGAATGCCACAACTACAGCCACTACATTGACTGTCAGTTGAAATTGCAGGAACTTTGAGATGCTGTCATAGACATTTCGCCCCCACATGACAGCTTTCACTATACTGGTGAAGTTGTCATCCGTCAAGATGATGTCTGAAGCCTCTTTGGCCACATCTGTTCCAGCAATGCCCTAAAGAAACATGACAAATAATGGAGTGTCCACCGTCTCTCAACATCCATCACAAATTGTattagtatccccccccccccaaaaaaaaaaaaaaaaacccacacaccctactacacacacacacacacagtatatccccgttccactttttttttttttttaaatcctgttcAGCATTTTGAAACATACCATGGCAAAGCCAACATCAGCTTTCTTCAAGGCAGGGCCATCATTTGTTCCATCTCCTGTTACAGCTACTACttgtctttgctctacagcagtgCTATCAATTATACCTAAGATGGTACACACAAGTGTTGCATTGCTGGATTGAGTATCTATAAAATGGGATACAATTTGCAATATCAAACCATCTTGGTTTAAAAATCTTACCCTTTACTAATGTATGCTTATCAGTTGGAGAGGATCTCGCCAGCACCCGCAGTTTAGGCCAAATCTTGTCAATACGTTCTTGTTCAATCTGAAACGAGGACATATGATAGATTGACAAACACCATGAAAGTCATGCTTTATTTCTTAGATATGGTCTTTTTTTTGGGTCTACGCTGCTTGTTTCACATTTGTCAGTTTATGGGATAAATATCCAAATCAAGTGCTGAGCAATGCAGCAtggtttacatttaaaaaaaaaaaaaaagcccttcaaAACATCTATTACAAATTTATGTATATTGCTAGTAAACTTGCCTCTCCTAGTTCATTGCGTATTCGCCTGTTGAATTCTTTGCCATCAAGGCACAGGAAGTCATCTCCAGGATGGAGGATGCCACACTTACTGGCAATAGCACGGGCAGTGTTAATGTTGTCCCCTGTAACCATACGTACCGTGATTCCTGCCCGCTGACATTTCTTAATGGCATCAGGGACCTGAGGCAGTAAAAGCACCCAATATTTCAAACATACATACTGTACTCTAGTAAATTAGTCTTGAGGGATGGCTGACTATTTTCAGCATCTGAAATAAGACCATCTTCATTGGTCAATCAGATTTATTTAAAATTGCAGGAATATGTACTGCAACTGCAGAAACTAGCTACAAAACCTGTAAAATGAGACCAAGGCGTGCGCTCACCTCTGGCCGTACTGGATCTTCAATGCCCACGACACAGATGCAGGTGAGGCCTGCGAGAATGTTGGCCTCATTGTCCCAGTCTGGTTCCCCATCTGATGCAGGAAAGTCCCTGTAGGCCAGGCAGATTGTCCTCAAACCCTCTAAAGCCATGGGTTCAATCACATTATTCAGTAGGTTCTCTCGATCTCTGGGCTTGAAGACCTTGGCATCACCACTAGCTGTTAAGATTTTACAACATCTGCAAACACAGAGCAACACGTACAGCATATATTGGTTTCTATACCATATACCCACAGGTCTAAGGTTCTGTTTTTACAGTAGGCCATAGTAAGAAAAGTGAGCAATAACATGGAAAGCCTAGACTTCTGCAGATGCTACCACACCAAGAAGTCATAAACAGCAACACCAAATGTTTCAATCTTCAGTTGAATTCATCCATAGCACTGGCACCACATTTACACTCGTTCCAAGTCCAAAATAGCTCAAGTGTAAACCTACTTCTTCAGGAGAATTTCAGAGGCTCCTTTGCTGAACATTCGGTAACTTCCATCAAAATTTTTCAACACCGTACTCATGGATTTTCTCACGGAGTTGAAGGTATATACTTTGAAATGCCTCTCTTCTGGATATTCTTTGCGGATGATTTGATAGTCTCTGCCTAGGTCAAGAGTAAACCCCAGCAAGGCACATTCAGTTTTGTTCCCCACCTGACGAGGTAGTCCACCTTCCTTCGCAGGtggctacaaagaaagaaaatgcacaAATTTATACTACAAGTCTGCACTTAAAAACCTATTGTATTTAGAGTGGATTTCATTCACTAGTATTTAGTAGAATGGAAATGAAACAGTTTAGGTTCAGACACCATTTCAACAAATTCACTGGAAAAATAAGCTTACAAAACATGCATACTGCACTAGCCATGATTTCTCACCATGATCTTGGTAGTATATGCACAGTTAACACTAATGCCAATGATCAGCAGGTCCAAGATCTTGCTTTGAATGAGATCGGGTTCAGGCACCCTCCTGTAGTGTCTATCTCCTATATACACCTGCACCACAGTCATTCTGTTCATGGTTAACGTGCCCGTCTTATCAGAGCAGATGGCAGTGGCATTGCCCATTGTCTCACATGCATCCAAGTGTCTGACCAAATTGTTATCATTCATCATTTTCTGAAAGATCAAGACAAGAGAACAGTTGCAAAGCATCATAACTAAATGAAGAGAAACATTATACAGCCAAGAATAATAATTTTACTAAACACTTCAAGTTGGTATTCAAAAGCTGTTTACTTATGACTTTATACAAGTAAACGAACCATGCCATTTCTAGAGCTATAcaatatggccaaaggtttgtggacacctgaccatcagaccaaaggccttccccaaactgttgccacaaagttaaaaatcacaattgtataggatgtccAAGTGTGTCATAGCATTATAATTTCCCTTCCCTCAACCCCAATGAACGCCTTTGGGATAAACTGAAATGCCAACTGTACCCCAGGCCTTCTCACCAAATTCTACTGGGAAGCCTAACCacatctggaatgagatgtttttaaaaaaaaaaaaaaaaaaaaaaaaaaagcacatacgAGTGTTATTGTCAGGTGTCCAGAAACCTTTGGCCATAGCCAGTGTGCACCTGCTCACTAGATATATTGTAAACCCTTTCTATAGATTGTATGGACAAAGTTTAATTTAATGCTTTTGGACTCATACTTTGACAGAGTACGCCAAGGAGATAGTGACAGCAAGAGGAAGTCCCTCAGGCACAGCAACGACCAACACAGTAACGCCAATGATGAAGAACTTGACAAAGAACTGGATATAGACTGGGGTGCACTCTTTAGTCCAGGGAAGCCCTTGGATGACAAAAGTGTCCACCAAAAACAGTACTACCAAGATGATTACTGTGCTGGCTGACATAAAAAGACCTGGTGAGTAAGACACAAGTGCAAGTTATTGAGCTTCTGAATAGCTTCAGGTAATGTGAAACAATCCTTCATGTAGAATACAAGGAACTTAAGTAAAAAGTAAAATTCAAATATTAGCACACCATTTCTTTTCTAACCTGCTTTTCCAATTTGCACAGCTAGTTTGGTGAGCTTCCCTTGAAGtacagatttttctttctttggcaGACTgggtttctttttctcctcaaCCACTTCCCCATCCTCACTGCTGAGAAGCTGCCCTTCAGCACCAACTCCATCTTTATCTGCACAGCCAATATCAGCAGCAGTGACGACATGATCAGTACACAAGTGTAACAAACTTGTCAAAAACTGGTTTTAGGATcatatgccaaaaaaaaaaaaagttgcaaggCAATGCCATCTTTGCCTCGATCCCACCTAGTGCTGCACACGACATAATCAAAGCAAGTTCACATGTCCTTTATTTCACCTTCAACAGGTTTTGCTCTTCAAGCTCCTATCTGGAGCATGATATTTACACaccgtaccagtcaaatgttttttctttatttgtatcaattaaaaaaaaaaaaaaaaaacaccccacaccacttcatgtcttaaagtaatgatggatgtccttTCTCCAGGTGATGCAACACCATagcaaacatgcccctgtcccaacttatttattttttaaaatgtgctGCTGGCAtccaattcaaaatgagcatgcatTTTTCAAACAATTTCACTTTGAacatgatatgttgtctttataccaTTTTGAAACAtggaatgaaatacagggttttcatgatttgcaaatcttaacATTCTGGTTTTTGTTTTAcacatctcaacttttttttggaaacagggtcaTCATGGCCTAATGGAcagaga
The Neoarius graeffei isolate fNeoGra1 chromosome 8, fNeoGra1.pri, whole genome shotgun sequence genome window above contains:
- the LOC132890854 gene encoding plasma membrane calcium-transporting ATPase 1-like isoform X1; translation: MARNSRRGSKYKADANHDGDFGCTLQELRSLMELRGPEGLQRIQECYGDVQGICSRLKSSPTDGLSINADDLAKRREEFGKNFIPPKKPKTFLQLVWEALQDVTLIILEVAAMISLGLSFYRPPDAERENCGRAAGGVEDEGEAETGWIEGAAILLSVVCVVLVTAFNDWSKEKQFRGLQNRIEQEQKFIVVRGGQVIQIPVVEIVVGDIAQVKYGDLLPADGILIQGNDLKIDESSLTGESDHVRKSLDKDPMLLSGTHVMEGSGRMLVTAVGLNSQTGIIFTLLGAGEDEGEDEKEKERKKKEKEWQKEDKKEKDKKSKQTDKPQDVLDKYKDKDGVGAEGQLLSSEDGEVVEEKKKPSLPKKEKSVLQGKLTKLAVQIGKAGLFMSASTVIILVVLFLVDTFVIQGLPWTKECTPVYIQFFVKFFIIGVTVLVVAVPEGLPLAVTISLAYSVKKMMNDNNLVRHLDACETMGNATAICSDKTGTLTMNRMTVVQVYIGDRHYRRVPEPDLIQSKILDLLIIGISVNCAYTTKIMPPAKEGGLPRQVGNKTECALLGFTLDLGRDYQIIRKEYPEERHFKVYTFNSVRKSMSTVLKNFDGSYRMFSKGASEILLKKCCKILTASGDAKVFKPRDRENLLNNVIEPMALEGLRTICLAYRDFPASDGEPDWDNEANILAGLTCICVVGIEDPVRPEVPDAIKKCQRAGITVRMVTGDNINTARAIASKCGILHPGDDFLCLDGKEFNRRIRNELGEIEQERIDKIWPKLRVLARSSPTDKHTLVKGIIDSTAVEQRQVVAVTGDGTNDGPALKKADVGFAMGIAGTDVAKEASDIILTDDNFTSIVKAVMWGRNVYDSISKFLQFQLTVNVVAVVVAFTGACITQDSPLKAVQMLWVNLIMDTFASLALATEPPTEALLLRKPYGRNKPLISRTMMKNILGHAVYQLTIIFTLLFAGEKIFDIDSGRNAPLHTPPSEHYTIVFNTFVMMQLFNEFNARKIHGERNVFDGIFNNPIFCSIVFGTFVVQVAVVQFGGKPFSCVGLSIEQWLWCVLLGFGCLIWGQLITTIPTSRLKFLKTAGHGTQKEEIPEEELEEMEALDEIDHAEMELRRGQVLWCRGLNRIQTQIRVVNAFREAMSRYEGLETPESRSSIHNFMTHPEFHIEDSELAIPLIDELEPEEDGPTKRTFVPSAIPSGISSPSQNNNSANSRTHHYKDLTKTAKSQTPGSPMHSLETSL
- the LOC132890854 gene encoding plasma membrane calcium-transporting ATPase 1-like isoform X2 — translated: MARNSRRGSKYKADANHDGDFGCTLQELRSLMELRGPEGLQRIQECYGDVQGICSRLKSSPTDGLSINADDLAKRREEFGKNFIPPKKPKTFLQLVWEALQDVTLIILEVAAMISLGLSFYRPPDAERENCGRAAGGVEDEGEAETGWIEGAAILLSVVCVVLVTAFNDWSKEKQFRGLQNRIEQEQKFIVVRGGQVIQIPVVEIVVGDIAQVKYGDLLPADGILIQGNDLKIDESSLTGESDHVRKSLDKDPMLLSGTHVMEGSGRMLVTAVGLNSQTGIIFTLLGAGEDEGEDEKEKERKKKEKEWQKEDKKEKDKKNKDGVGAEGQLLSSEDGEVVEEKKKPSLPKKEKSVLQGKLTKLAVQIGKAGLFMSASTVIILVVLFLVDTFVIQGLPWTKECTPVYIQFFVKFFIIGVTVLVVAVPEGLPLAVTISLAYSVKKMMNDNNLVRHLDACETMGNATAICSDKTGTLTMNRMTVVQVYIGDRHYRRVPEPDLIQSKILDLLIIGISVNCAYTTKIMPPAKEGGLPRQVGNKTECALLGFTLDLGRDYQIIRKEYPEERHFKVYTFNSVRKSMSTVLKNFDGSYRMFSKGASEILLKKCCKILTASGDAKVFKPRDRENLLNNVIEPMALEGLRTICLAYRDFPASDGEPDWDNEANILAGLTCICVVGIEDPVRPEVPDAIKKCQRAGITVRMVTGDNINTARAIASKCGILHPGDDFLCLDGKEFNRRIRNELGEIEQERIDKIWPKLRVLARSSPTDKHTLVKGIIDSTAVEQRQVVAVTGDGTNDGPALKKADVGFAMGIAGTDVAKEASDIILTDDNFTSIVKAVMWGRNVYDSISKFLQFQLTVNVVAVVVAFTGACITQDSPLKAVQMLWVNLIMDTFASLALATEPPTEALLLRKPYGRNKPLISRTMMKNILGHAVYQLTIIFTLLFAGEKIFDIDSGRNAPLHTPPSEHYTIVFNTFVMMQLFNEFNARKIHGERNVFDGIFNNPIFCSIVFGTFVVQVAVVQFGGKPFSCVGLSIEQWLWCVLLGFGCLIWGQLITTIPTSRLKFLKTAGHGTQKEEIPEEELEEMEALDEIDHAEMELRRGQVLWCRGLNRIQTQIRVVNAFREAMSRYEGLETPESRSSIHNFMTHPEFHIEDSELAIPLIDELEPEEDGPTKRTFVPSAIPSGISSPSQNNNSANSRTHHYKDLTKTAKSQTPGSPMHSLETSL